In Chloroflexota bacterium, the genomic stretch TCAGCCGCAACGACAAAGGCGGCATCCAAAAAGATTTGGAGCGCGTCTTCTCGTCCTTTCCTCGCCTCAAAGAACGCGTCAGGCAAAAAGGCGGCACGCTCTCCGGCGGCGAGCAACAAATGCTGGCCATTGGCCGCGCCCTGATGGCCAACCCGCGCGTGCTCCTGCTCGACGAACCTTCGATGGGCCTGGCCCCGATCCTCGTCGAGCAAATCTTCCAGATCATCGGCGAACTCAACAAGCAAGGCACCACCATTCTGCTCGTCGAGCAAAACGCCCGCATGGCCCTCTCCATCGCCCATCGCGGCTACGTATTGCAAACCGGCGAGATCCGTTTGCAGGGCGAGGCCGCCAAACTGCGCGACGACGAAGAGGTCCGCAAAACCTATCTCGGCGAACACTAAACTCAATTCACAATTCTCAATGCACAATGCCAGTTGCGAATTGCGAATTGAGCATTGTGCATTTTTGTTTAATCAGGTTGCCTGATGCTTATTTTGACTGCCGCCGACGTCCGCCGCGCTCTGCCCATGCGGGCCGCGATTGACTCGCAAAAACGCGCCTACGCTTCCCTCGTCAACGGGGAAGCCGCCTTGCCCCTCCGCACCCCAGTCACTGTGCCCAACCAGGGCGCTGTCACCCTCTTCATGCCCGCCCGAGTCGGCGGCGATCTCGGCGCAAAGGTCGTCTCCGTCTTCCCCAACAATGTCGCCAAAGGCCTGCCCATGATTCACGGCGCAGTGATCCTGGTGGACACGACCACCGGCCAGCCGATTGCTTTGATGGATGCCACCTATCTCACGGCCTTGCGCACCGGCGCCGGGGCGGGCGCCGCCACCGAAACCCTCGCCCGCCCGGACTCTCGCGTGGCGGCCATCATCGGCAGCGGAGCTTTGGCGCGCGCGCATTTGCTCGCCATATGCGAAGCGCGGCCCATTAAACTCGCCCGCATCTTTAGCCGCAACCCTCAGCGCGTTTCCGCTTTTATTGATGAGATGCAACCTCTTGTCGGGGCAACCCTGGTGGCTGCCCCCTCCCCGGCAGAGGCCGTTCGAGAGGCCGACATCGTCTGCACAGTCACCACTTCCAATACGCCCGTCTTCGACGGCAACGATCTCAAACCCGGCGCGCATGTCAACGGCGCCGGCTCGTACACGCTCGACATGCAGGAGGTGGACGCCGAGACGGTGCGCCGGGCCGGCAAAGTATTTGTCGACTCGCGCGAGTCGGCGCTGG encodes the following:
- a CDS encoding ABC transporter ATP-binding protein, producing MLELQDVHTYYGNIHALKGISLNVDKGEIVTLIGSNGAGKTTTLRTIQGLIRPRSGSIKLEGEELSKVPAHLITARGVSQSPEGRLIFPRMTVMENLEMGAFSRNDKGGIQKDLERVFSSFPRLKERVRQKGGTLSGGEQQMLAIGRALMANPRVLLLDEPSMGLAPILVEQIFQIIGELNKQGTTILLVEQNARMALSIAHRGYVLQTGEIRLQGEAAKLRDDEEVRKTYLGEH
- a CDS encoding ornithine cyclodeaminase family protein, which encodes MLILTAADVRRALPMRAAIDSQKRAYASLVNGEAALPLRTPVTVPNQGAVTLFMPARVGGDLGAKVVSVFPNNVAKGLPMIHGAVILVDTTTGQPIALMDATYLTALRTGAGAGAATETLARPDSRVAAIIGSGALARAHLLAICEARPIKLARIFSRNPQRVSAFIDEMQPLVGATLVAAPSPAEAVREADIVCTVTTSNTPVFDGNDLKPGAHVNGAGSYTLDMQEVDAETVRRAGKVFVDSRESALAEAGDVAEPIKANLIAESDLIEIGAVITGSQPGRTSSDQITFFKSCGVAVQDVAAGGEVLRRAKELGLGTETAL